From a region of the Streptomyces sp. NBC_00193 genome:
- a CDS encoding fibronectin type III domain-containing protein, with amino-acid sequence MHDPAARTAPHHPRPFRRPSVRGTTPALALALAALLSACGTSDTTPPAAPAGLTAQAGSATTVHVMWQSPAPSDGVTSFLVFQADRLVRELPADKTMTDITGLAPQTSYAFTVRARDAAGNTSPAAATASATTPAAKAEDRQAPTAPPRTEGQALGPTSARLTWAAATDDTGVTAYDVYQGDARIHTVGPGVTTTVLEDLRPDSVYTFTVKARDGADNSSPAGPAADVTTPPGPGQRTGTAPADFTAAASPGAVTLAWTAPATGRETSEYELYVNGRPTTVIQFGAGAVPSGRAEHRLTVAEPPGTVWTVKLRARLPDGTWGAFSAERRVVLAS; translated from the coding sequence GTGCACGACCCCGCAGCCCGCACCGCGCCGCACCACCCGCGCCCCTTCCGGCGGCCGTCCGTACGCGGAACGACTCCCGCCCTGGCCCTTGCCCTTGCGGCCCTGCTGTCGGCGTGCGGAACCTCCGACACCACGCCTCCGGCGGCCCCGGCCGGACTCACGGCCCAGGCCGGCAGCGCCACCACCGTGCACGTCATGTGGCAGTCGCCCGCGCCCTCCGACGGGGTGACCTCCTTCCTCGTCTTCCAGGCGGACCGCCTGGTCCGGGAACTGCCCGCCGACAAGACGATGACGGACATCACCGGCCTCGCCCCGCAGACGTCCTACGCCTTCACGGTCCGCGCCCGGGACGCCGCGGGGAACACCTCCCCGGCCGCGGCGACGGCCTCGGCCACCACCCCGGCGGCCAAGGCCGAGGACCGGCAGGCCCCGACCGCCCCGCCCCGTACGGAGGGCCAGGCCCTCGGGCCCACCTCCGCCCGGCTGACCTGGGCCGCGGCCACCGACGACACGGGCGTCACCGCGTACGACGTCTACCAGGGCGACGCCCGCATCCACACGGTCGGCCCCGGCGTCACCACGACGGTCCTGGAGGACCTCCGGCCCGACAGCGTGTACACCTTCACCGTCAAGGCCCGCGACGGGGCCGACAACTCCTCCCCCGCCGGCCCCGCCGCCGACGTGACCACCCCGCCCGGACCCGGGCAGCGGACCGGCACCGCCCCGGCCGATTTCACCGCGGCCGCCTCACCGGGCGCGGTGACCCTCGCCTGGACCGCCCCGGCGACCGGGCGGGAGACCAGCGAGTACGAGCTCTACGTCAACGGCCGCCCCACCACCGTCATCCAGTTCGGCGCGGGCGCGGTCCCGTCCGGCCGGGCGGAGCACCGCCTCACGGTCGCCGAACCGCCCGGAACCGTATGGACCGTGAAGCTCCGGGCGCGGCTCCCCGACGGCACCTGGGGGGCCTTTTCCGCCGAACGGCGGGTCGTCCTGGCCTCCTGA
- a CDS encoding ABC transporter ATP-binding protein, with protein sequence MRGGRYVAAVTDATLALAPGECLALVGESGCGKSVLASALLGLLPGNAETAGAARLADGTDLLALDERTLARTVRGRRVALVPQSPAAHLTPVRTIRSHLEETVRELTGAAGRKSRSQLREAAEAAAGRASFPATHLDRHPHELSGGLAQRAATALALIGDAPLLLADEPTTGLDRDLVDRTVDELRAHTREAGRALLMITHDLAAAHRIADTVAVMYAGRIVETAPAGAFFGAPGPRHPYARGLLDALPERAFTPVPGAPPELGALPPGCAFAARCPRADSRCRAERPPLTEGVACHHA encoded by the coding sequence ATGCGCGGCGGCCGGTACGTCGCGGCCGTCACCGACGCCACGCTCGCCCTGGCCCCCGGCGAATGCCTCGCCCTCGTCGGCGAGAGCGGCTGCGGCAAGTCCGTGCTCGCCTCCGCCCTCCTCGGCCTGCTCCCCGGCAACGCCGAGACCGCCGGCGCGGCCCGGCTCGCCGACGGGACCGACCTGCTCGCCCTCGACGAGCGCACCCTCGCCCGGACCGTACGGGGCCGTCGCGTCGCCCTGGTCCCGCAGAGCCCCGCCGCGCACCTCACCCCGGTCCGCACCATCCGCTCCCACCTGGAGGAAACGGTCCGCGAACTGACCGGGGCCGCCGGACGGAAGTCCCGGTCGCAGCTGCGGGAGGCCGCCGAAGCGGCGGCCGGGCGGGCGTCCTTCCCCGCCACCCACCTGGACCGCCATCCCCACGAACTCTCCGGCGGGCTCGCCCAGCGCGCCGCCACCGCACTCGCGCTGATCGGCGACGCGCCCCTGCTGCTCGCCGACGAGCCGACCACCGGCCTCGACCGGGACCTCGTCGACCGCACCGTCGACGAGCTGCGCGCCCACACCCGGGAGGCCGGCCGGGCGTTGCTGATGATCACGCACGACCTCGCGGCGGCCCACCGCATCGCCGACACCGTGGCCGTCATGTACGCGGGCCGCATCGTGGAAACCGCCCCCGCCGGAGCCTTCTTCGGCGCTCCGGGCCCCCGCCACCCCTACGCGCGCGGGCTCCTCGACGCCCTCCCCGAGCGGGCCTTCACCCCCGTCCCGGGCGCCCCGCCCGAACTCGGCGCGCTCCCGCCCGGCTGCGCCTTCGCCGCACGCTGTCCGCGCGCCGATTCCCGCTGCCGGGCCGAGCGGCCCCCGCTCACCGAAGGGGTGGCCTGCCACCATGCTTGA
- a CDS encoding ABC transporter substrate-binding protein, translated as MKARTVRGMAGATAAAVIVTGVAACSNPGGGAAAGAGAADSAVVGIATEPESLSPLLGYGKDGNSKIFDGLLARDADMKLKPALARALPEVSADGLTYTYALRPGVRFSDGQPFGSKDVVFTYKAILDAKTNNASKSELDAIADVTARGDDSVVFTLKYPYAPFAERTVLPIAPEHLAGGQDVNSGEFTTKPVGTGPYVLTAWSKGEKLSFKANPTYWGGEPAVKKFTMAVIKDDDVRATRLRSGELDGAVLPPNLAKGFAADKALKTYAAKTYDYRQVTLPTEHPVTGDTAVRQALDIAVDRDTMVDKLLEGAGKAAYGPVPTGSPWFTAGTERPYDLASAKKILDDAGWIPGADGIRAKDGIRAAFPLWYPSGDKLRQDHALAFASDAKKAGIQVTTESGSWEVIEPRMKTDAVLAGGGSPADPDFDQYLTLNSALAGDGFNNMARYDNPAVDKALLDGRRSADPAVRKAAYDTVQRELVKNPGYVYLTHIDHLYVVADKWDGPTTQTEPHDHGLGTGPWWNLESWKPEQK; from the coding sequence ATGAAGGCCCGGACCGTACGGGGAATGGCCGGGGCGACCGCGGCCGCGGTGATCGTCACGGGCGTGGCGGCCTGCTCGAACCCCGGGGGAGGTGCCGCGGCGGGCGCCGGGGCGGCCGACTCCGCCGTGGTCGGCATAGCCACCGAGCCGGAGAGCCTCAGCCCGCTGCTGGGCTACGGCAAGGACGGCAACTCGAAGATCTTCGACGGACTGCTGGCCCGCGACGCGGACATGAAGCTGAAGCCCGCGCTGGCCCGTGCCCTCCCGGAGGTCTCCGCGGACGGGCTGACGTACACCTACGCGCTCCGCCCGGGCGTGCGGTTCAGCGACGGGCAGCCGTTCGGCTCCAAGGACGTCGTCTTCACCTACAAGGCGATCCTCGACGCGAAGACGAACAACGCGTCCAAGTCCGAGCTCGACGCGATCGCGGACGTCACGGCGCGGGGCGACGACTCCGTCGTCTTCACACTGAAGTACCCCTACGCCCCCTTCGCCGAGCGGACCGTCCTGCCCATCGCCCCCGAGCACCTCGCGGGCGGACAGGACGTCAACAGCGGCGAGTTCACCACCAAGCCCGTCGGCACCGGACCGTACGTGCTCACCGCCTGGTCCAAGGGCGAGAAGCTGAGCTTCAAGGCCAACCCGACCTACTGGGGCGGCGAGCCCGCGGTGAAGAAGTTCACCATGGCGGTCATCAAGGACGACGACGTGCGCGCCACCCGGCTGCGCTCCGGCGAGCTGGACGGGGCCGTCCTGCCGCCGAACCTGGCCAAGGGGTTCGCGGCCGACAAGGCGCTCAAGACCTACGCGGCCAAGACCTACGACTACCGCCAGGTCACCCTGCCGACCGAGCACCCCGTCACCGGTGACACGGCCGTGCGCCAGGCCCTGGACATCGCGGTGGACCGGGACACGATGGTCGACAAGCTCCTGGAGGGCGCGGGCAAGGCCGCCTACGGCCCCGTCCCGACCGGCAGCCCGTGGTTCACCGCCGGCACCGAGCGCCCGTACGACCTCGCCAGTGCCAAGAAGATCCTCGACGACGCCGGCTGGATCCCCGGCGCCGACGGCATCCGCGCCAAGGACGGGATCCGCGCCGCCTTCCCGCTCTGGTACCCCTCCGGCGACAAGCTCCGCCAGGACCATGCCCTCGCCTTCGCCTCCGACGCCAAGAAGGCGGGCATCCAGGTCACCACCGAGTCCGGCAGCTGGGAGGTCATCGAGCCCCGGATGAAGACCGACGCCGTCCTCGCGGGCGGCGGCTCCCCGGCCGACCCGGACTTCGACCAGTACCTGACGCTGAACTCCGCGCTCGCGGGCGACGGCTTCAACAACATGGCCCGGTACGACAACCCGGCCGTCGACAAGGCGCTGCTCGACGGCCGCCGCAGCGCGGACCCGGCCGTCCGCAAGGCCGCGTACGACACGGTCCAGCGCGAGCTCGTCAAGAACCCGGGCTACGTCTACCTCACCCACATCGACCACCTCTACGTCGTGGCGGACAAGTGGGACGGGCCCACCACACAGACCGAGCCGCACGACCACGGCCTCGGAACCGGCCCCTGGTGGAACCTCGAGAGCTGGAAGCCCGAGCAGAAGTGA
- a CDS encoding NB-ARC domain-containing protein, with product MPGNLPPETASFVGRERELGLLSDLLRERRLVTLTGVGGVGKSRLALRAAADPRQRRPDGVWWVELSPLRDVDLLTATVAHTIGLAHQSPRPLDEELCAWMADKELLIVLDTCEHLVAACRHLVGELLQSAPGLTVLITTREPLRTPGEHLVEVSPLPSDGPESDALVLFRARALAATPHAAAAFADPDRVALAADICRRLDGIPLALELAGARMRLWTLEQMTQRLEGRFDLLSGTTTARLPRHQTMRTAIGWSHELCEPVERLLWARLSVFTGDFDVAAARAVCSGGPLPAARVERVLAGLVAKSVVRCSRERGAGARYRLLDTIREYGQDWLAELGEERVVADRHAHWYAALSKAADPGWMGPGQVDWYRRMTAEHAQLRTALEHLLRSDPTAALETAGALWFFWFSCGHVNEGRSFLERALSRGPRSGAAYVQALWALGLTTLLQGDLATAEELGKACTAAAAALADPEPELRAAYLHAVSVLMPGDPVRALALAGPRARGGHGGRPSGVGWLLCRLATGYALCDLGRFEEAEREARGLREACSELGERWLRAYADYILAVAAFGLGHHGEAARHARAMLSGKRLLGDRFGIALGLDLLAAAVAAMGDGELAARLLGTGHAWWRTVGRPQMGSPSLTAVRDQGERQARAAIGDEAYENAFLGGAAVSTG from the coding sequence GTGCCGGGAAACCTGCCGCCGGAAACGGCGAGCTTCGTGGGCCGTGAGCGTGAACTCGGCCTCCTGTCCGACCTGCTGCGCGAGCGACGGCTCGTGACGCTCACGGGCGTCGGCGGCGTCGGCAAGTCCAGGCTGGCCCTGCGGGCCGCCGCCGACCCCCGCCAGCGCAGGCCCGACGGGGTGTGGTGGGTGGAGCTCTCCCCGCTGCGCGACGTCGACCTGCTCACCGCCACCGTCGCGCACACCATCGGCCTCGCCCACCAGTCCCCGCGCCCCCTGGACGAGGAACTGTGCGCGTGGATGGCCGACAAGGAGCTGCTGATCGTCCTCGACACGTGCGAGCACCTGGTGGCCGCCTGCCGGCACCTGGTGGGCGAACTCCTGCAGTCCGCACCGGGCCTGACGGTGCTGATCACCACCCGCGAGCCGCTGCGCACCCCCGGGGAGCACCTCGTCGAGGTCAGCCCGCTGCCCAGCGACGGGCCCGAGAGCGACGCCCTCGTCCTGTTCCGGGCCCGCGCCCTGGCCGCCACCCCGCACGCCGCGGCCGCCTTCGCCGACCCGGACCGGGTGGCCCTCGCCGCGGACATCTGCCGCCGCCTGGACGGGATCCCCCTCGCCCTCGAACTGGCCGGCGCCCGGATGCGGCTGTGGACGCTGGAGCAGATGACGCAGCGCCTCGAAGGCCGCTTCGACCTGCTCTCCGGCACCACCACCGCCCGGCTCCCCCGGCACCAGACGATGCGCACCGCCATCGGCTGGAGCCACGAACTGTGCGAACCCGTCGAGCGGTTGCTGTGGGCCCGGCTCTCGGTCTTCACCGGGGACTTCGACGTGGCCGCGGCGCGCGCGGTGTGCTCGGGCGGCCCCCTGCCCGCCGCGCGGGTGGAGCGGGTGCTGGCGGGCCTGGTGGCGAAGTCGGTGGTCCGGTGCAGCCGGGAACGGGGCGCGGGCGCCCGCTACCGGCTGCTGGACACGATCCGCGAGTACGGACAGGACTGGCTGGCGGAACTCGGCGAGGAACGGGTCGTCGCCGACCGGCACGCCCACTGGTACGCCGCGCTCTCGAAGGCCGCCGATCCGGGGTGGATGGGGCCCGGCCAGGTGGACTGGTACCGCAGGATGACCGCCGAGCACGCGCAGCTGCGTACCGCCCTGGAACACCTGCTCCGCTCGGATCCGACGGCGGCCCTGGAGACGGCCGGCGCGCTCTGGTTCTTCTGGTTCTCCTGCGGCCACGTGAACGAGGGCCGCTCCTTCCTGGAACGGGCCCTGAGCAGGGGGCCGCGCTCGGGGGCCGCGTACGTCCAGGCCCTGTGGGCCCTGGGGCTCACCACCCTGCTCCAGGGCGACCTGGCCACGGCCGAGGAGCTCGGCAAGGCGTGCACCGCCGCCGCGGCCGCGCTGGCCGACCCGGAGCCGGAGCTGCGCGCCGCGTACCTGCACGCGGTGTCGGTGCTGATGCCGGGCGATCCCGTACGGGCCCTGGCGCTCGCCGGACCCCGGGCCCGCGGGGGCCACGGCGGGAGACCCAGCGGCGTGGGCTGGCTGCTGTGCCGGCTGGCCACCGGCTACGCGCTGTGCGACCTCGGTCGCTTCGAGGAGGCCGAGCGGGAGGCCCGGGGCCTGCGCGAGGCCTGCTCGGAGCTGGGCGAGCGCTGGCTGCGGGCGTACGCGGACTACATCCTGGCCGTGGCGGCGTTCGGGCTCGGCCACCACGGGGAGGCGGCCCGGCACGCGCGGGCGATGCTGTCGGGCAAACGGCTGCTGGGCGACCGCTTCGGGATCGCGCTCGGTCTCGACCTGCTGGCGGCGGCGGTGGCGGCCATGGGAGACGGCGAGCTGGCGGCCCGGCTGCTGGGCACGGGGCACGCCTGGTGGCGCACGGTGGGCCGGCCGCAGATGGGCTCCCCTTCGCTCACGGCCGTGCGCGACCAGGGCGAACGGCAGGCCAGGGCGGCGATCGGCGACGAGGCGTACGAGAACGCCTTCCTGGGCGGCGCGGCGGTGTCCACCGGCTGA
- a CDS encoding ABC transporter permease, whose protein sequence is MARMAGRRTLFAGPVLLVVTFGVFAVAALSPFDPVKAYAGTAGLTASQAELDQLRVNLGVDQPLLARWWEWLTSALTGDLGTSAVMRQPVSDVIAERLGWSALLAVCAFAFAVLVGTGLGVLAARRPGGRLDRAVSGLAYTLEAAPAFWLGLLAVWFFSVRLGVLPSGGLTDAGSDVVTAGQVARHLVLPALVLGISQLPWFFLYVRQGVADALEEDPVRGARARGLGERRVLLGHGLRSGMLPMLTLIGSRVPELITGALLVETVFSWPGIAAATVQAATSVDFPLLAALTVLATAAVLAGNLLSDLLYGLADPRVGFDG, encoded by the coding sequence ATGGCGCGCATGGCGGGGCGGCGGACCCTGTTCGCCGGGCCGGTGCTGCTCGTCGTGACCTTCGGGGTGTTCGCCGTCGCCGCACTGTCGCCCTTCGACCCCGTCAAGGCCTACGCAGGCACCGCCGGGCTCACCGCCTCCCAGGCCGAACTCGACCAGCTGCGGGTCAACCTCGGGGTGGACCAGCCCCTGCTCGCGCGCTGGTGGGAGTGGCTCACCTCGGCGCTGACCGGCGACCTCGGCACCTCCGCCGTGATGCGCCAGCCCGTCTCCGACGTCATCGCCGAGCGGCTCGGCTGGTCGGCGCTGCTCGCGGTGTGCGCCTTCGCCTTCGCCGTCCTGGTGGGCACCGGACTCGGCGTCCTGGCCGCACGCCGGCCGGGCGGGCGCCTGGACCGGGCCGTCTCCGGGCTCGCGTACACCCTCGAAGCGGCCCCGGCCTTCTGGCTGGGCCTGCTCGCCGTCTGGTTCTTCTCGGTGCGCCTGGGCGTGCTGCCGTCCGGTGGCCTCACCGACGCGGGCAGCGACGTGGTCACCGCCGGGCAGGTGGCCCGCCACCTGGTGCTGCCCGCGCTGGTCCTCGGCATCTCCCAACTGCCCTGGTTCTTCCTGTACGTCCGGCAGGGCGTGGCCGACGCGCTGGAGGAGGATCCCGTACGGGGCGCCCGCGCGCGGGGCCTGGGGGAGCGGCGGGTGCTGCTCGGCCACGGGCTGCGCTCGGGCATGCTCCCCATGCTGACCCTGATCGGGTCGCGGGTGCCGGAGCTGATCACCGGCGCGCTCCTGGTGGAGACCGTCTTCAGCTGGCCCGGCATCGCCGCGGCCACCGTGCAGGCCGCGACCTCGGTGGACTTCCCGCTGCTGGCCGCGCTGACGGTGCTGGCGACGGCGGCCGTGCTCGCCGGAAACCTGCTGTCCGACCTGCTCTACGGACTCGCGGACCCGAGGGTGGGCTTCGATGGCTGA
- a CDS encoding ABC transporter permease, with protein MADVTHATDATDATDATETTDTVGAQLWRSRGRDRSSTRTLRVRTSAVIVVLIALAVLLVPPLVQLDQQAVDLSAKLLPPSWAHPFGTDDVGRDLLLRCVYGLRVSLLVGLVAALVATVLGTAVGALAGALGGWPDRCLMRVVDALSSIPHLLLGIFIVAMFRPGVWPVVVSVALTHWLSTARIVRAEVLSLRSRPYLDAAVSGGASRWRVTVRHLVPGVLPQAGLAAVLMVPHAMWHESALSFLGLGLPAHQASLGNLVQTARGSLLAGDWWPTLFPGLLLIVPTLAIAGLAGAWRERLNPRRRSELSL; from the coding sequence ATGGCTGATGTCACGCACGCGACGGACGCGACCGACGCGACCGACGCGACTGAAACGACCGACACGGTCGGAGCGCAGCTCTGGCGGTCCCGCGGCCGCGACCGGAGCTCCACCCGGACCCTGCGGGTGCGGACCTCGGCGGTGATCGTCGTCCTCATCGCGCTGGCGGTGCTGCTCGTGCCGCCGCTGGTCCAACTCGACCAGCAGGCGGTCGACTTGTCGGCAAAGCTGCTGCCGCCCTCCTGGGCCCATCCCTTCGGCACCGACGACGTGGGCCGCGACCTGCTGCTGCGCTGCGTGTACGGGCTGCGCGTCTCGCTGCTGGTAGGGCTGGTGGCGGCGCTGGTCGCCACCGTCCTCGGCACAGCGGTCGGCGCGCTCGCGGGAGCGCTCGGCGGGTGGCCGGACCGGTGCCTCATGCGCGTGGTGGACGCGCTGTCCTCGATCCCGCACCTGCTGCTCGGCATCTTCATCGTGGCGATGTTCCGGCCGGGGGTGTGGCCGGTGGTCGTCTCGGTGGCGCTGACCCATTGGCTGTCGACGGCCCGCATCGTCCGCGCGGAGGTGCTCTCGCTGCGTTCGCGGCCCTATCTGGACGCGGCCGTCTCGGGCGGCGCCTCGCGGTGGCGGGTGACCGTACGCCACCTCGTGCCCGGAGTCCTGCCGCAGGCGGGGCTCGCCGCCGTGCTGATGGTCCCGCACGCCATGTGGCACGAGTCGGCCCTGTCCTTCCTGGGCCTCGGCCTGCCGGCGCACCAGGCGAGCCTGGGCAATCTGGTCCAGACGGCCCGCGGTTCGCTGCTCGCCGGCGACTGGTGGCCCACGCTCTTCCCCGGGCTCCTCCTGATCGTCCCGACCCTGGCCATCGCCGGCCTCGCGGGCGCCTGGCGCGAACGCCTCAACCCCCGCCGCCGCTCGGAGCTCAGCCTGTGA